One Ostrinia nubilalis chromosome 4, ilOstNubi1.1, whole genome shotgun sequence DNA window includes the following coding sequences:
- the LOC135088559 gene encoding 2-oxoglutarate dehydrogenase complex component E1 isoform X4, producing the protein MHRARLVFQATNKVGNTERFASWLLNKPQNAAVTVNASRWKSSTAAEPFLNGSSSAYVETMYNSWLTDPNSVHASWDAFFRNATNGAQPGAAYTSPPNLAPYNKNEVPLTALVPASGGMPSIASGSPINEKIIDDHLAVQAIIRSYQSRGHLVAHLDPLGISTGDPTSSGDWHGGLRAFANEAVIRQHVRFDEADMDRVFKLPSTTFIGEKEKALPLREILNRLEAAYCDNIGIEFMFINSLEQCNWIRQRMEPPNVTKMSPDQKRLILARLTRSAGFENFLAKKWSSEKRFGLEGCEILIPAMKQVIDVSTRLGVESIIMGMPHRGRLNVLANVCRKPLHQLFTQFAGLEAEDDGSGDVKYHLGTYIERLNRVTNKNIRLAVCANPSHLEAVDPVVQGKTRAEQFYRGDNEGKKVMSILLHGDAAFAGQGVVFETMHLSDLPAYTTHGTIHIVVNNQIGFTTDPRHSRSSAYCTDVARVVNAPIFHVNGDNPEAVMHVCNVAAEWRSTFHKDVVIDIVSYRRNGHNEVDEPMFTQPLMYQKIRNTKPVLEKYADQLITEGVVTAEEVKDVKDKYEKICEDAYNQAKQETHIKYKDWLDSPWSGFFEGKDPLKMSTTGVVEETLVHIGKRFSQPPPNAAEFEIHKGLLRILKARMEMVENRTVDWALAEAMAFGSLLKEGIHVRLSGEDVERGTFSHRHHVLHHQKVDKATYCALAHLYPDQAPYTVCNSSLSEYGVLGFEVGYSVTNPNALVLWEAQFGDFNNVAQCIIDQFISSGQAKWVRQSGIVLLQPHGMEGMGPEHSSARLERFLQMSSDDPDYMPPESPDYEVRQLHDCNWIVANCSSPASYFHILRRQIALPFRKPLILMTPKSLLRHPEAKSSFDDMKDGTTFRRVIPEEGVASQNPSKVRKLVFCSGRVYYDLIKQRRDRGLEADIAVARVEQISPFPYDLIKAEVAKYPNAQLVWSQEEHKNQGSWSYIEPRCRTLLQNQKTISYNGRPTAASPATGSKAAHNKELKNLLDEFCVL; encoded by the exons ATGCATCGTGCAAGATTAGTATTTCAAGCAACAAACAAAGTAGGCAACACAGAAAGATTTGCGTCATGGCTCCTCAACAAACCACAG AATGCCGCTGTGACAGTAAACGCCAGCAGGTGGAAAAGTTCCACAGCGGCTGAGCCTTTCCTCAATGGCTCCAGTTCAGCGTACGTGGAGACCATGTACAACTCATGGCTCACTGACCCCAATTCCGTGCATGCG TCGTGGGATGCATTCTTCCGCAATGCGACCAACGGGGCGCAGCCGGGCGCCGCCTACACCTCTCCGCCGAACCTAGCGCCATACAACAAAAATGAAGTGCCACTCACAGCGCTGGTCCCAGCCTCTGGTGGCATGCCTTCCATCGCCTCAG GATCCCCTATCAATGAGAAGATCATCGACGACCATCTTGCCGTGCAGGCCATCATCAGGAGTTACCAG TCCCGGGGTCACCTCGTGGCGCACCTCGATCCCCTGGGCATCTCGACCGGGGATCCCACCTCGAGCGGCGACTGGCACGGCGGCTTGCGCGCCTTCGCCAACGAGGCGGTTATTAGACAACACGTGCGATTCG ATGAAGCTGATATGGACAGGGTATTTAAGCTACCCTCCACCACGTTCATTGGTGAAAAGGAGAAAGCCTTGCCTCTgag GGAAATTCTGAACCGCCTGGAAGCTGCGTACTGCGACAATATCGGCATTGAGTTCATGTTCATTAACTCGTTGGAGCAATGCAACTGGATCAGGCAACGTATGGAGCCCCCGAATGTTACCAAAATGAGCCCCGACCAGAAGAGGCTGATCCTGGCCCGTCTTACCAGGTCTGCAGG ATTCGAGAACTTCCTCGCCAAGAAATGGTCATCAGAGAAGCGTTTCGGCCTGGAGGGCTGCGAGATCCTCATCCCGGCCATGAAGCAGGTCATTGACGTGTCCACTCGTCTGGGTGTTGAGTCCATCATCATGGGAATGCCCCATAGAG GTCGTCTGAACGTGTTGGCCAATGTTTGCCGCAAGCCCCTTCATCAGCTGTTCACGCAGTTTGCTGGGCTCGAAGCCGAGGATGAC GGCTCTGGTGACGTCAAGTACCACTTGGGTACCTACATCGAGCGTCTGAACCGCGTGACGAACAAGAACATTCGCCTGGCGGTGTGCGCCAACCCATCTCACTTGGAGGCCGTTGACCCCGTCGTGCAGGGCAAGACCAGGGCTGAGCAGTTCTACAGGGGAGACAATGAGGGCAAGAAG GTCATGTCGATCCTCCTCCACGGTGACGCGGCGTTCGCCGGCCAAGGCGTGGTGTTCGAAACCATGCACTTGTCGGATCTGCCCGCTTACACCACGCACGGAACCATCCACATCGTCGTCAACAACCAGATTGGATTCACTACTGACCCTAGGCATTCTCGCTCGTCTGCTTACTGTACTG ACGTGGCCCGCGTAGTAAACGCGCCAATCTTCCACGTGAACGGCGACAACCCTGAAGCTGTGATGCACGTGTGTAACGTGGCGGCCGAGTGGCGCTCCACCTTCCACAAGGACGTGGTCATCGACATCGTCAGCTACCGCCGCAACGGGCACAACGAGGTCGACGAGCCCATGTTCACGCAGCCGCTCATGTACCAGAAGATCCGCAACACTAAGCCAG TGCTCGAGAAATACGCCGACCAGCTGATCACCGAAGGTGTAGTAACCGCCGAAGAGGTTAAGGACGTGAAGGACAAATACGAGAAGATCTGTGAGGATGCCTACAACCAGGCCAAGCAGGAGACGCACATCAAGTACAAGGACTGGCTCGACTCGCCCTGGTCCGGCTTCTTCGAGGGCAAGGACCCGCTCAAG ATGTCCACAACCGGAGTGGTCGAAGAAACCTTAGTGCACATCGGCAAACGTTTCTCCCAGCCGCCACCCAACGCAGCCGAGTTCGAGATCCACAAGGGTCTGCTCCGTATCCTCAAGGCTCGTATGGAGATGGTCGAAAACCGCACTGTGGACTGGGCCTTGGCTGAGGCTATGGCCTTTGGATCACTGCTGAAGGAGGGAATTCACGTCCGCCTGTCCGGAGAGGATGTTGAGAGAGGCACGTTCTCGCACAG GCATCACGTGCTGCACCACCAGAAGGTGGACAAGGCGACCTACTGCGCGCTGGCGCACCTCTACCCCGACCAGGCTCCTTACACCGTCTGTAACAGCTCGCTTTCGGAATACG GTGTGCTCGGCTTCGAAGTGGGCTACTCGGTCACAAACCCGAACGCGCTGGTGCTATGGGAGGCTCAGTTCGGAGACTTCAACAACGTGGCGCAGTGCATCATCGACCAGTTCATCTCCAGCGGCCAGGCCAAGTGGGTGCGACAGTCCGGCATCGTCTTGCTGCAGCCCCATGGCATGGAAGGCATG GGCCCCGAGCACTCATCGGCTCGTCTCGAAAGATTCCTGCAAATGAGCTCCGACGACCCCGACTACATGCCCCCAGAGAGCCCCGACTATGAAG TCCGCCAACTGCACGACTGCAACTGGATCGTGGCGAACTGCTCGTCGCCCGCGTCGTACTTCCACATCCTTCGGCGGCAGATCGCGCTGCCCTTCCGCAAGCCGCTCATCCTCATGACGCCTAAGTCGCTGCTGCGTCACCCCGAGGCCAAGTCCTCCTTCGACGATATGAAGGACGGCACCACTTTCAGAAG AGTGATCCCCGAAGAGGGCGTGGCTTCCCAGAACCCGAGCAAGGTCCGCAAGCTGGTGTTCTGCTCCGGCCGCGTGTACTACGACCTCATCAAGCAGCGCCGCGACAGGGGACTCGAGGCTGACATCGCTGTTGCCAG AGTGGAGCAGATATCGCCGTTCCCGTACGACCTGATCAAGGCGGAGGTGGCCAAGTACCCCAACGCGCAGCTCGTGTGGAGCCAGGAGGAGCACAAGAACCAGGGCTCTTGGAGCTACATCGAGCCCCGCTGCCGCACGCTGCTGCAGAACCAGAAGACTATTAG
- the LOC135088559 gene encoding 2-oxoglutarate dehydrogenase complex component E1 isoform X2, with amino-acid sequence MHRARLVFQATNKVGNTERFASWLLNKPQNAAVTVNASRWKSSTAAEPFLNGSSSAYVETMYNSWLTDPNSVHASWDAFFRNATNGAQPGAAYTSPPNLAPYNKNEVPLTALVPASGGMPSIASGSPINEKIIDDHLAVQAIIRSYQARGHLAADVDPLGITTANLPQLGMRAPSSELIMRKYFKFDEADMDRVFKLPSTTFIGEKEKALPLREILNRLEAAYCDNIGIEFMFINSLEQCNWIRQRMEPPNVTKMSPDQKRLILARLTRSAGFENFLAKKWSSEKRFGLEGCEILIPAMKQVIDVSTRLGVESIIMGMPHRGRLNVLANVCRKPLHQLFTQFAGLEAEDDGSGDVKYHLGTYIERLNRVTNKNIRLAVCANPSHLEAVDPVVQGKTRAEQFYRGDNEGKKVMSILLHGDAAFAGQGVVFETMHLSDLPAYTTHGTIHIVVNNQIGFTTDPRHSRSSAYCTDVARVVNAPIFHVNGDNPEAVMHVCNVAAEWRSTFHKDVVIDIVSYRRNGHNEVDEPMFTQPLMYQKIRNTKPVLEKYADQLITEGVVTAEEVKDVKDKYEKICEDAYNQAKQETHIKYKDWLDSPWSGFFEGKDPLKMSTTGVVEETLVHIGKRFSQPPPNAAEFEIHKGLLRILKARMEMVENRTVDWALAEAMAFGSLLKEGIHVRLSGEDVERGTFSHRHHVLHHQKVDKATYCALAHLYPDQAPYTVCNSSLSEYGVLGFEVGYSVTNPNALVLWEAQFGDFNNVAQCIIDQFISSGQAKWVRQSGIVLLQPHGMEGMGPEHSSARLERFLQMSSDDPDYMPPESPDYEVRQLHDCNWIVANCSSPASYFHILRRQIALPFRKPLILMTPKSLLRHPEAKSSFDDMKDGTTFRRVIPEEGVASQNPSKVRKLVFCSGRVYYDLIKQRRDRGLEADIAVARVEQISPFPYDLIKAEVAKYPNAQLVWSQEEHKNQGSWSYIEPRCRTLLQNQKTIRAKSQSQGGSWLSQLFGGEKPAAPHSDSDSETVPRTISYNGRPTAASPATGSKAAHNKELKNLLDEFCVL; translated from the exons ATGCATCGTGCAAGATTAGTATTTCAAGCAACAAACAAAGTAGGCAACACAGAAAGATTTGCGTCATGGCTCCTCAACAAACCACAG AATGCCGCTGTGACAGTAAACGCCAGCAGGTGGAAAAGTTCCACAGCGGCTGAGCCTTTCCTCAATGGCTCCAGTTCAGCGTACGTGGAGACCATGTACAACTCATGGCTCACTGACCCCAATTCCGTGCATGCG TCGTGGGATGCATTCTTCCGCAATGCGACCAACGGGGCGCAGCCGGGCGCCGCCTACACCTCTCCGCCGAACCTAGCGCCATACAACAAAAATGAAGTGCCACTCACAGCGCTGGTCCCAGCCTCTGGTGGCATGCCTTCCATCGCCTCAG GATCCCCTATCAATGAGAAGATCATCGACGACCATCTTGCCGTGCAGGCCATCATCAGGAGTTACCAG GCTCGCGGTCACCTGGCGGCCGACGTGGACCCGCTCGGCATCACGACGGCCAACCTGCCCCAACTGGGCATGCGCGCTCCAAGCTCCGAGCTCATCATGaggaaatatttcaaatttg ATGAAGCTGATATGGACAGGGTATTTAAGCTACCCTCCACCACGTTCATTGGTGAAAAGGAGAAAGCCTTGCCTCTgag GGAAATTCTGAACCGCCTGGAAGCTGCGTACTGCGACAATATCGGCATTGAGTTCATGTTCATTAACTCGTTGGAGCAATGCAACTGGATCAGGCAACGTATGGAGCCCCCGAATGTTACCAAAATGAGCCCCGACCAGAAGAGGCTGATCCTGGCCCGTCTTACCAGGTCTGCAGG ATTCGAGAACTTCCTCGCCAAGAAATGGTCATCAGAGAAGCGTTTCGGCCTGGAGGGCTGCGAGATCCTCATCCCGGCCATGAAGCAGGTCATTGACGTGTCCACTCGTCTGGGTGTTGAGTCCATCATCATGGGAATGCCCCATAGAG GTCGTCTGAACGTGTTGGCCAATGTTTGCCGCAAGCCCCTTCATCAGCTGTTCACGCAGTTTGCTGGGCTCGAAGCCGAGGATGAC GGCTCTGGTGACGTCAAGTACCACTTGGGTACCTACATCGAGCGTCTGAACCGCGTGACGAACAAGAACATTCGCCTGGCGGTGTGCGCCAACCCATCTCACTTGGAGGCCGTTGACCCCGTCGTGCAGGGCAAGACCAGGGCTGAGCAGTTCTACAGGGGAGACAATGAGGGCAAGAAG GTCATGTCGATCCTCCTCCACGGTGACGCGGCGTTCGCCGGCCAAGGCGTGGTGTTCGAAACCATGCACTTGTCGGATCTGCCCGCTTACACCACGCACGGAACCATCCACATCGTCGTCAACAACCAGATTGGATTCACTACTGACCCTAGGCATTCTCGCTCGTCTGCTTACTGTACTG ACGTGGCCCGCGTAGTAAACGCGCCAATCTTCCACGTGAACGGCGACAACCCTGAAGCTGTGATGCACGTGTGTAACGTGGCGGCCGAGTGGCGCTCCACCTTCCACAAGGACGTGGTCATCGACATCGTCAGCTACCGCCGCAACGGGCACAACGAGGTCGACGAGCCCATGTTCACGCAGCCGCTCATGTACCAGAAGATCCGCAACACTAAGCCAG TGCTCGAGAAATACGCCGACCAGCTGATCACCGAAGGTGTAGTAACCGCCGAAGAGGTTAAGGACGTGAAGGACAAATACGAGAAGATCTGTGAGGATGCCTACAACCAGGCCAAGCAGGAGACGCACATCAAGTACAAGGACTGGCTCGACTCGCCCTGGTCCGGCTTCTTCGAGGGCAAGGACCCGCTCAAG ATGTCCACAACCGGAGTGGTCGAAGAAACCTTAGTGCACATCGGCAAACGTTTCTCCCAGCCGCCACCCAACGCAGCCGAGTTCGAGATCCACAAGGGTCTGCTCCGTATCCTCAAGGCTCGTATGGAGATGGTCGAAAACCGCACTGTGGACTGGGCCTTGGCTGAGGCTATGGCCTTTGGATCACTGCTGAAGGAGGGAATTCACGTCCGCCTGTCCGGAGAGGATGTTGAGAGAGGCACGTTCTCGCACAG GCATCACGTGCTGCACCACCAGAAGGTGGACAAGGCGACCTACTGCGCGCTGGCGCACCTCTACCCCGACCAGGCTCCTTACACCGTCTGTAACAGCTCGCTTTCGGAATACG GTGTGCTCGGCTTCGAAGTGGGCTACTCGGTCACAAACCCGAACGCGCTGGTGCTATGGGAGGCTCAGTTCGGAGACTTCAACAACGTGGCGCAGTGCATCATCGACCAGTTCATCTCCAGCGGCCAGGCCAAGTGGGTGCGACAGTCCGGCATCGTCTTGCTGCAGCCCCATGGCATGGAAGGCATG GGCCCCGAGCACTCATCGGCTCGTCTCGAAAGATTCCTGCAAATGAGCTCCGACGACCCCGACTACATGCCCCCAGAGAGCCCCGACTATGAAG TCCGCCAACTGCACGACTGCAACTGGATCGTGGCGAACTGCTCGTCGCCCGCGTCGTACTTCCACATCCTTCGGCGGCAGATCGCGCTGCCCTTCCGCAAGCCGCTCATCCTCATGACGCCTAAGTCGCTGCTGCGTCACCCCGAGGCCAAGTCCTCCTTCGACGATATGAAGGACGGCACCACTTTCAGAAG AGTGATCCCCGAAGAGGGCGTGGCTTCCCAGAACCCGAGCAAGGTCCGCAAGCTGGTGTTCTGCTCCGGCCGCGTGTACTACGACCTCATCAAGCAGCGCCGCGACAGGGGACTCGAGGCTGACATCGCTGTTGCCAG AGTGGAGCAGATATCGCCGTTCCCGTACGACCTGATCAAGGCGGAGGTGGCCAAGTACCCCAACGCGCAGCTCGTGTGGAGCCAGGAGGAGCACAAGAACCAGGGCTCTTGGAGCTACATCGAGCCCCGCTGCCGCACGCTGCTGCAGAACCAGAAGACTATTAG